A window of the Sphingomonas piscis genome harbors these coding sequences:
- the thrS gene encoding threonine--tRNA ligase: MSQMFKIALPDGSVREVPEGSTPADVAAAIGPGLAKAALAARVNGEVRDITRPFEGDSELALITSRDEKDALDLVRHDYAHVLAEAVQNLFPGTQITFGPATDDGFYYDFAPAADRGPFTDEDLPAIEEEMRRVIARDEPLIREVWQREDVRAFFERTGERFKAEWVMELPEGEPITMYRSGQAENAWMDLCRGPHLASTGKLDPQAFKLTRVSGAYWRGDPKNPMLSRIYGTAWLNKKQLDAHLVRLEEAAKRDHRRLGQEMDLFHLQAEAHGSVFWHPNGYLVWRQLEAYMRRAIDESGYQEIKTPQLMDARQWERSGHWGKYRENMFVVPDEVPNTEEEGPVITGDAQMMALKPMNCPAHVLVFNQGIKSYRDLPLRLYENGSCHRNEPHGALHGLMRVRQFTQDDAHIFCREDQIVGEVRAFCALADRVYKDFGFTYAIKLALRPEKRFGSDSDWDKAESELRNAVIEAGLATEEYGWEELPGEGAFYAPKLEWHLTDAIGRTWQVGTIQSDRVLPERLDATYIGEDGQKHRPVMLHRAIFGSYERFVGILIEHYAGKFPLWLAPVQSVVATIVSDADSYAQDVTAKLKASGIRADTDLRNEKINYKVREHSLAKVPLLLVVGKREAEEGTVALRRLGSEERQVVMTVEDVIAMMTAEGTAPDLR; encoded by the coding sequence GTGAATGGCGAGGTGCGCGACATCACTCGTCCGTTCGAGGGCGATTCCGAGCTGGCGTTGATCACGTCCAGAGACGAAAAGGATGCGCTCGACCTGGTCCGCCACGACTATGCCCATGTGCTTGCGGAGGCGGTGCAGAACCTGTTCCCAGGTACACAGATCACTTTCGGCCCGGCGACGGACGACGGCTTCTACTATGACTTCGCCCCCGCCGCCGACCGCGGCCCCTTCACCGACGAGGACCTTCCCGCGATCGAGGAGGAAATGCGGCGGGTGATCGCCCGAGACGAGCCGCTAATCCGCGAGGTTTGGCAGCGCGAGGACGTCCGCGCCTTCTTCGAGCGCACCGGTGAGCGGTTCAAGGCCGAGTGGGTGATGGAACTGCCCGAAGGCGAGCCGATCACCATGTATCGCTCGGGGCAGGCCGAAAACGCCTGGATGGACCTATGCCGCGGTCCGCACCTTGCTTCGACCGGCAAGCTCGACCCGCAGGCGTTCAAGCTGACGCGCGTGTCGGGCGCCTACTGGCGCGGCGATCCCAAGAACCCGATGCTGAGCCGCATTTACGGCACCGCCTGGCTCAACAAGAAGCAGCTCGACGCTCATCTGGTTCGGCTGGAGGAAGCGGCGAAGCGCGACCATCGCCGCTTGGGCCAGGAGATGGACCTGTTCCACCTCCAGGCCGAGGCGCATGGAAGCGTCTTCTGGCACCCCAACGGCTATCTGGTGTGGCGGCAGCTCGAGGCCTACATGCGCCGCGCCATTGACGAGAGCGGATATCAGGAGATCAAGACTCCGCAGCTGATGGACGCGCGGCAGTGGGAGCGGTCCGGTCACTGGGGCAAGTATCGCGAGAATATGTTCGTGGTGCCTGACGAGGTGCCGAACACGGAGGAAGAGGGCCCGGTCATCACCGGCGACGCGCAGATGATGGCGTTGAAGCCGATGAACTGCCCGGCGCACGTCTTGGTCTTCAACCAGGGCATCAAGAGCTATCGCGACCTGCCGCTACGGCTCTACGAAAACGGCAGCTGCCATCGCAACGAACCGCATGGCGCGCTCCACGGCCTGATGCGGGTCCGCCAATTCACGCAGGACGACGCCCACATCTTCTGCCGCGAGGACCAGATCGTCGGCGAGGTTCGGGCGTTCTGCGCGTTGGCAGACCGCGTCTACAAAGATTTCGGATTCACCTACGCCATCAAGCTGGCGCTGCGGCCCGAGAAGCGCTTCGGCTCCGATTCGGACTGGGACAAAGCGGAGTCCGAGCTTCGCAATGCGGTGATCGAGGCAGGGCTTGCGACCGAGGAATATGGCTGGGAAGAACTTCCCGGCGAAGGTGCCTTCTACGCGCCAAAGCTGGAGTGGCACCTGACGGACGCGATCGGCCGCACTTGGCAGGTTGGCACCATCCAGTCCGACCGCGTGCTGCCCGAGCGGCTCGACGCCACCTACATCGGCGAGGACGGGCAGAAGCACCGGCCCGTTATGCTGCACCGGGCCATCTTCGGATCTTATGAGCGGTTCGTCGGCATCCTGATCGAGCATTACGCGGGCAAGTTCCCGCTCTGGCTGGCGCCGGTGCAGTCGGTGGTCGCCACGATCGTGTCCGACGCCGATTCCTACGCACAGGATGTCACGGCCAAGCTCAAGGCGTCGGGCATCCGCGCCGACACCGACCTTCGCAACGAGAAGATCAACTACAAGGTGCGTGAACACAGCCTCGCCAAGGTCCCGCTGCTGCTGGTCGTCGGCAAGCGGGAAGCTGAGGAGGGCACAGTGGCGCTGCGCCGGCTAGGCTCCGAAGAGCGGCAGGTCGTCATGACCGTTGAGGACGTGATCGCCATGATGACCGCGGAAGGAACCGCGCCCGACCTGCGATGA
- the infC gene encoding translation initiation factor IF-3 has protein sequence MPPPYPRRPQTPPQFTGPRYNEFIQSQKVRVIDENGENLGVMYTREAFEQAQEVGLDLVEISPNADPPVAKFLDIGRFKYEAQKKANEQRKKQKTQEIKEIKMRPNIDDHDYDTKMKKVFEFIDEGDKVKVTMRFRGREMAHGELGMAVLRRVAEQTAEVAKVEAHPRMEGRQMLMVLSPK, from the coding sequence ATACCCCCGCCCTATCCGCGCCGGCCGCAAACGCCACCGCAATTTACCGGCCCTCGCTATAATGAGTTCATCCAGTCCCAAAAGGTGCGGGTGATCGACGAAAACGGCGAAAATCTGGGGGTCATGTACACCCGCGAAGCGTTTGAACAGGCGCAGGAAGTCGGGCTTGATCTGGTCGAGATTTCTCCCAATGCCGACCCGCCCGTCGCCAAGTTCCTCGACATCGGCCGCTTCAAATATGAAGCGCAGAAGAAGGCCAACGAGCAGCGCAAAAAGCAGAAGACGCAGGAGATCAAGGAGATCAAGATGCGTCCGAACATCGACGACCACGACTATGACACGAAGATGAAGAAGGTCTTCGAGTTCATTGACGAAGGCGACAAGGTGAAGGTCACCATGCGCTTCCGTGGCCGCGAGATGGCGCATGGCGAGCTTGGCATGGCGGTGCTCCGCCGCGTTGCCGAACAAACCGCCGAGGTCGCCAAGGTCGAAGCGCATCCGCGCATGGAAGGCCGGCAGATGCTGATGGTGCTGTCGCCCAAGTAG
- a CDS encoding acetyltransferase, with amino-acid sequence MREGTPEDVSRALAIWRDAVDATHPFLSPDDRVEIDHMVEHAFLPAVQLWMAEDDTGRPVGFLVMDRDMIDALFVDPAVHGRGYGTLLLNHALTLAPNARVDASEQATNALPFYLARGFRIVGRSPTDPQGRPYPLVHLAR; translated from the coding sequence GTGCGGGAAGGCACCCCGGAGGACGTATCGAGGGCGCTCGCGATCTGGCGCGACGCAGTCGACGCGACGCACCCATTCCTTTCACCCGACGACCGGGTCGAGATCGATCACATGGTCGAGCATGCTTTCCTTCCTGCCGTTCAATTGTGGATGGCTGAGGATGACACGGGGCGGCCAGTCGGCTTCCTCGTCATGGACCGCGACATGATCGATGCCCTGTTCGTGGATCCCGCAGTCCATGGACGTGGTTACGGCACCCTCCTCCTGAACCATGCGCTGACACTTGCGCCGAATGCGCGAGTGGACGCGAGCGAGCAGGCAACGAACGCGCTTCCGTTCTACCTTGCCCGAGGGTTCCGCATCGTCGGCCGTTCACCGACCGATCCGCAGGGTCGGCCTTACCCGCTCGTGCACCTGGCACGTTGA